The sequence below is a genomic window from uncultured Methanobrevibacter sp..
GGACCCCGGAGATTGCCTAGAAAACACTCAATAAACGATTGAGCAAATAAACATGAAAAATCTAGGAATCCTCGCCTTCTTCAAGGCGAGGTTGTTCAAAATCCTATAAATCCTAATAACATTAAAACAACGAATATAACAATTGCTGCTTTTAAAAGGGTTTTTAAGTTTTTAATAACCGCATATACTATAAAAAATAAAACAATTAATTTAAATATAAACAATAAGCTCATATTTAACCGCCTGCTAAGATGGTTTTAGTGCCTTCTTTTGATATTTCTTCTTTTTTGAATTCAACATCATATTTGACAGTTTCAATGACTTCTTTTAGTGCATCCAATGTTTCTCCACGATGTGCTCCTAAAACTGCCACTAAAAATAACATGTCTCCAGTGTAGAACTCTCCGATGTAGTGAACAACGGATATTTCATGAACGTTATATTTGATCTTTGCATTTTCCACGATTTTTTCAATTTCCGCTTGGGTCTTGTCCTTGTCCGGGGTTGTTAAAATTAACTTCTCAAGGTTCATGTTTTCTTCTTTTCCACGTACAATTCCTTCAAATGTGAAAATTGCACCGGAATAGTCTACTTTTGTACTTTTTTTAAGTTCTGCGATTAAATCTGCAGTTGTTACTTTGTCTTCTTTTGCTTCGATTACTCTTACAACCATTATTTCATCTCCATGTAAATATTGTATCTAATTGTATATAACTATTGTTATATGTCACTTATTTCCTTTACTGATAAATTTTTCAATCTTTCAACTCCGTTTATTTCATCCAATAACTCCTGAGTTGCCTTCGGAACAAGTTCCTCCCAGTTTTCATCGTTCAGTATTCTGCGTCTCACTTCACTTCCGGATAGGTGCAAGCGGTCATATAATAATGGCTGTCTGACCTCGTAGCCTTCCTCTGAAAATAACTGTTTGACAAGGGGATTTCCTGAATAGACAATTGAAAATGGTGGGGTAAGCATTTTTACATGTGCCGCCCAGATTGCATTGAAATTGATGTCCTGCATAGGTATGATGTAATACCTTGAAGGATCAATGCCGCTGTCTGCCAGTGCCTGGTTCATCATGACAATCCTCTCACCTGCAGTAAATGGATCCTTTATCTCATGGCTTAGCTGTGCACTGCCGATACCGATGATGATTTCATCCACTTCAGATAAAATCTGTTTTATAACTTCCATATGTCCGTTATGGACAGGCTGCATTCTTCCTATTAAAATTCCACGTACTTTTTCCATAATATCACGGGCTTAAAGTGTCAAGACTATTTACAAGATTTACTGCGGTCTGATGCTTTTGAGCTATTGAATCGGTAATTGAAGTTTCAACAAGAAGAGTGTTGATTCCCTTCTTGGCAATAGGTTCAGTTACCTTTTCGGGACTTGTACCCTCATCAAAATTGAAATCTACAAGGTTAACGTCATTGCTTAACTTTTGAATATATGAATCGATTTTGTCTGTACGGTTGGACAGGCTGAAAACGAAATTGGAATATTCGTAGTCCGGATTGATTTCATGAACGTCAACCACAACAAATGGATTGTCATTTCCAATATTCGGTACAATGAACTTGTTTGCAAGCTCTTCACCGGCTGCCCTTGTATCTTCTTGGGAAGTAAGGTTGTCTATTGTCTTGATGTAATATATTACATATTTTTTGTTGAGATTCTGGGAACTGTTTTCATTTGTAATGTTGTAAATTGTCTTGTTTACTTCTTCATGGATTTCATGCTCTCTTGGATGAACTCCTAGAATGATGCCTACGGTTTCGTTTGAAGATTCATTTCCTGCAATAATCTTATAAACCGTACCGTTAACATTACCTCCAACGCTTGTAACATTATAGGTGTTTTCAGGAGTTTTTATAACTTCACCTATAATGAATGATAGATTGATTACCACTATAACGATTAGTATTATAAGCAGTATCTGATATTGAATTTTTTTATTCATAAAATGACCTAATTTTCGTTAATATATAAATAATTATAAGTAAACTTATATTAAAGACTTTTTACTAAAAATATATTATATTAAATTATATGGAGTACTTTTAATGGAAACTAAAAATATAATAATCATTGCCGCAGTAATTGTGGTAATCGCCATTGTTGGCGTTTTTGCTTCTGGAATGTTAAACAATAATAATGGACCTGCCGGTGAAACCACTCCATTTAAGACAGATTTTATGGAAGGTACTTTCGCAGGTAAGGTAAAACTCGT
It includes:
- a CDS encoding nicotinamide-nucleotide adenylyltransferase, with the translated sequence MEKVRGILIGRMQPVHNGHMEVIKQILSEVDEIIIGIGSAQLSHEIKDPFTAGERIVMMNQALADSGIDPSRYYIIPMQDINFNAIWAAHVKMLTPPFSIVYSGNPLVKQLFSEEGYEVRQPLLYDRLHLSGSEVRRRILNDENWEELVPKATQELLDEINGVERLKNLSVKEISDI
- a CDS encoding molybdenum cofactor biosynthesis protein MoaE, which translates into the protein MVVRVIEAKEDKVTTADLIAELKKSTKVDYSGAIFTFEGIVRGKEENMNLEKLILTTPDKDKTQAEIEKIVENAKIKYNVHEISVVHYIGEFYTGDMLFLVAVLGAHRGETLDALKEVIETVKYDVEFKKEEISKEGTKTILAGG